Genomic window (Pseudovibrio brasiliensis):
CTGGCGAGCAAAAAGCCCTGCTGATCGGCCTGGTTCTGGCACACGCCGACCTCACCTCATCCATCTCCGGCATGACCCCAATCCTGCTGCTGGATGAAGTGGCTGCTCACCTTGATCCGGGTCGCCGCGAAGCCCTCTTCACGCGTCTGGAAGTACTTGGCGGACAGGTGTTCATGACCGGCACCGACCAAAACCTCTTCAAAGACCTGCCAAGCGCAGCACAGATTTTTGAAGTCGAAGGCGGTGGCATTAAGCTGAGTTGACAGATTTGGTTGAGCTCACTTAAAGGCAATGCCCTTTTATCTCGCTTGTCAGCCCAATTTCCCTGTGTTTATTCTGAAGCGGTGTTCTCGGAAGGTTAAGACTGCTTTTCGGGCAAGAAAGCACAAAGTGCTTCAAACCTTCTGTTTCAGAGCAATGTGATCCCCATGGACCTGCAAATTCTTCTCGTTTTCGGGGCAACCCTGTTTGTTGTTGCCATCACTCCGGGCCCTGCCATCGCCGCACTGGTGTCACGCACGCTCGGGTTTGGTCTGCAAGGCACGCTCACGTTCGTCTCTGGTATGCTAATTGGCAGCATGTGCCTGTTTATTCTGGCAATCCTCGGTCTGGCGAAGTTGGCGAGTACCTACGTTCTGGCGTTCACCGTGGTCAAATACGCAGGCGCTGCTTATCTGCTCTTTCTCGCCTGGAAACTCTGGCGCGCGAGCGGCTTGCAAGCGCAGCAGATGGATGAGCAAGCAGCAACGCCACAAAACACAAAGGGCAGCGCGAAAACGCTGGTCTCTGGCATGCTGATCACGCTCTCCAATCCAAAAGGTCTGCTGTTTTATGCAGCGCTGATGCCAAGCGTGGTGCCGATGGAAACCATCACGACCATCGGGCTGGTGGAACTGATGTTCGTCACGCTTACCGTATTGTCAGTGGTCTTCGCGATCTATATTGGAGTGACCGTACGGGCACGAAGCCTCCTGACCTCAGAAAAAGCCGTTGGCAGATTGAACAAGAGCGCGAGCGTTGCAATGTTTGGCGCCGCTGCTGCAATCGTCGCGAAATAAGAAGAGTAATAAGATGGAACTGGCAGTTCTTTTGTTTTTTGCAGGAACCCTGTTCGCTGCAGCCATTACCCCTGGCCCCGGCATCGCGGCTTTGTTGGCCCGTATCTTCGGTCAGGGCATGCGCGGTACGCCGATGTTTGTGGTCGGCATGATCTGTGGGGATCTCTTCTGGTTTACGCTGGCGATCATGGGCCTCGCCGCCATCGCAACCAACTACGCCATCGTGTTCGTTGTCCTCAAATGGCTTGGTGCGGCTTATCTGCTTTATATGGCTTGGGGCATGTGGAATTCCAAAGGCGTTACCCCTACGCAAGAAGGCGATGCAGCAGTGAAAGCAACGTCCCGTCTGGCTGCTTTGCTGGCTGGCCTGTCCATGAACCTCTCCAATCCCAAGGTGGTGATCTTTTACATGGCGCTGATGCCCAATATCGTGCCCATGGATAAGATCGGCTTGCTTGCTTATTGGGAACTTGCCGCGACTATGGCTTGCGTGCTGTTCATCGTCTTTGGCATCTATGCGTATCTGGCTGTTTCTGCGAAGAAACTCATGTCCTCGCAGCGCGCATTTAAGCGCCTCAACAGAGGGTCCAGTATGGTGATGGTCGGTGTTGCTGCAACCATGGTAACCCGCTAACGCCCCAGCTCAGGAACGGCGCTTGCGAAAGCGCACGGCGCCGTATACTGAAGATATTCGTCTTCAGGAAAGAACTGCTGCACTTTTATGGATGTCACGAGCCTTGCCCTGTTTGCCGGCACGCTTTTTACGCTTGCTGTCATCCCCGGCCCCGCCGTTTTCGCGATCATCGCCCGCGCCATGAGCTTTGGCAGCAGCGGAGCCATGCTGTTCTGCTTTGGATTGCTGAGTGGCGACTTACTGTGGTTTTCCATGGCCGCATTGGGCTTGGCAGCTATTGCAAGCAGCTTCTCCGGCGCTTTTGTGGTCCTGCAATGGCTCGGAGCAGCCTATCTCACCTATATCGCCTGGGGCATCTGGAAGAGTGCCAGTGCAACGCCCTCTGAAGATCAGGAAACTCTGGCAACGCCACAAACATCAGCAAGAACCTCTTTGTTTGCTGGGCTGCTGTTTAACCTCTCCAACCCTAAAGCGATCATGTTCTATCTCGCGCTCATGCCAAATCTGGTGAGCGTTGAAGAGATGAACCTGCTGGGTTTTGTCGAGCTGGCCTTGGTGCTGTCTGTTGTGCTGCTCACCATCAATGGCGTCTACTCGTTTCTGGCTGTGAAATTCAGAGAACTGCTCAGCTCTGAAAAGACCATGTACCTGATTAACCGACTGGCTGCACTGGGGCTTCTGTGCATCGCAGCGCTAATGATTGCACGCTAGAAAAAGCACCAGAAACTAGCTCCAATTTTCCGAAAATCAGAGGCGCTCCACCCAAAACTTGGGGCGTAGTTCGCGCATGCAAAACGCAGTGATGCACGCTAAGGAAATTATCCCCCCATAAAAACAGTGATTATGCAATATTTCCCTTGGTTTACGAGCGCTTAAACTCCCTGATTGCTTGAACCATTTGCCCAACCAATTATAACATGAAGTTCAATGAAAACCGTTGTGTGAAGTGATTCGAATGAGCGAAACGTCGACCCCTGAAAATGGCGGACCTGAGCAGGCTAATGGCGCAGGTGAATACGGTGCAGATTCCATTAAAGTGCTGAAGGGCCTGGATGCTGTACGTAAGCGTCCTGGCATGTATATCGGCGACACCGATGATGGATCCGGCCTGCACCATATGGTCTATGAGGTTGTCGACAACTCCATCGATGAAGCGCTGGCTGGTCATGCCGATTATGTGACCGTAACGCTGAATGCTGATGGCTCTGTCACGGTGACCGATAACGGACGCGGTATCCCGGTTGATATTCACCCGGAAGAAGGCATTTCCGCAGCCGAAGTTATTATGACCCAGCTTCACGCTGGTGGTAAGTTTGACAGCAACTCCTACAAGGTATCCGGCGGTCTGCACGGTGTAGGTGTTTCTGTGGTGAATGCGCTGTCTACCACTCTGGACCTGCGCATCTACCGCAATGACAAAGAGCACTTCATTCGCTTCCATCACGGCGAGTCTGCTGCTCCTCTGGAAGTTGTTGGCGACGCACCGGGCAAGTCCGGCACTGAGGTGACCTTCACCCCGTCTCCAGAAACCTTCACCAAAACCGAGTTTGACTACGACACTCTGGAGCACCGCCTGCGCGAGTTGGCGTTCCTGAACTCCGGCGCTCGTATCATCCTGACCGACAATCGTGGTGTCGAGCCTCACGTTGAAGAGCTCTACTACGAAGGTGGTCTGGAAGCATTCGTCCGTTATCTGGACCGTGCAAAGCATCCGCTCATCGAAGAACCAGTCACCATGATGGCTGAAAAAGACGGCATCACTGTTGAAGTGGCGATGTGGTGGAACTCCAGCTACCACGAAAACGTTCTTTGCTTCACAAACAACATCCCGCAGCGTGATGGTGGTACTCACCTCGCAGGTTTCCGCGCCGCACTGACCCGTCAGTTGACCGGTTACGCAGACACCTCCGGCCTGTTGAAGCGTGAAAAGGTGAGCCCAACCGGCGAAGATTGCCGCGAAGGCCTGTCCTGCGTGCTTTCCGTGAAGGTTCCGGATCCAAAGTTCTCCTCCCAGACCAAAGACAAGCTGGTTTCCTCAGAAGTCCGTCCGGTGGTTGAGAACCTCGTTGGTGAAGCGCTCTCCACGTGGCTGGAAGAAAACCCTGCTCCGGCAAAGTCCATCGTTTCCAAAGTGGTGGAAGCTGCGAGTGCCCGCGAAGCGGCGCGTAAAGCACGCGAGCTGACCCGCCGCAAAGGCGCGTTGGATATCGCCTCCCTGCCGGGTAAGTTGGCGGACTGTCAGGAGCGCGACGCTTCTAAAGCTGAACTCTTCATAGTGGAGGGTGATTCCGCGGGTGGCTCTGCCAAACAGGGCCGTGACAGATCTAACCAGGCTGTGCTGCCGCTGAAGGGTAAGATCCTGAACGTCGAACGCGCACGTTTCGATAAGATGATCTCCTCGCAGGAAATCGGCACGCTGATTACTGCGCTGGGTACGGGTATCGGCAACGAGGAATTCAACCTCGAAAAGCTCCGCTATCACAAGATCATCATCATGACCGATGCGGACGTCGACGGTGCGCACATTCGTACGCTGCTGTTGACCTTCCTGTTCCGTCAGATGCCAGACCTGATCGAAAACGGTTACGTCTACATTGCGCAGCCACCACTTTACAAGGTAACGCGCGGCAAGTCCGAGCAGTACCTGAAAGATGAGGCAGCCTTTGAGGAATACCTGATCGGCAGCGGTCTGGACGAAACCTCCCTCACACTTGCAAACGGCGAAGTTCGTTTGGGTGAAGATCTGCGTTCAGTTGTTGAAGAAGCCCGTGAGGTTTCCGATATCCTCAACGGCCTGCATTCCCGATACGACAAAGCAGTTGTTGAGCAGGCAGCCATCGCTGGTGCGCTGAACTCCGACAACCTGCACAACCACGAAAAAGCGCAGGAAGCTGCTGCTTATATCGCACGTCGTCTGGACATTCTGGCCGATGAGTTTGAACGTGGCTGGGAAGGTGAAGCAACTGAAGAGGGTGATCTCATCTTCAGCCGAATTGTTCGCGGCGTGAAAGAAGTCACCACCATCGACGCAGCTTTGCTCGGTTCTGCTGATGCGCGCCGTCTCGACAGCTACTTCAAGCATCTGGATGAGGTCTACCACAAGGCAGCTTCTCTGGTTCGCAAAGATAAGTCCGTCGATATTCGCGGCCCCCAGGCACTTCTGGAAGCTGTATACGCGCAGGGCCGTAAAGGCATCTCCATGCAGCGCTATAAAGGGCTGGGCGAGATGAACCCTGAGCAGCTTTGGGAAACCACTCTGGACCCGAATGTTCGTTCCCTGCTGCAGGTTAAGATCAAGGAAGCTGACGCGGCTGACGACATCTTCACCAAGCTGATGGGCGATGAAGTTGAACCACGCCGTGACTTCATTCAGACCAACGCTCTGTCGGTTGCGAACCTCGACGTTTAAGCAATGCGCGACAGCGTAAGAAATCAGAAAAGCCGGATGCATCTGCACTCCGGCTTTTTTCATGTGCGCATAGTAAGCGCACCAGATCTCTGTTGTGAGGGAAAGCCTTAAACAGAAAGGCTAAGGAAGGTGTGCTCGGACATCCAGCGATCAAACAGGAAGCTCACATGCCCGCGAGCAGCGTTGGCAGCCTCTTCCGGGGTGCCGTTGCAGTGGGTTTCGATGATTGTGATGTGCTTCTCATGGATATCCGTGCCGCAAAGCGGGATGTCCCGGTGTGAGAGCGTTACACGGTGCATATGAAGCGCACACCGTTCCAGTATTGGCTCCAACC
Coding sequences:
- a CDS encoding LysE family translocator; its protein translation is MELAVLLFFAGTLFAAAITPGPGIAALLARIFGQGMRGTPMFVVGMICGDLFWFTLAIMGLAAIATNYAIVFVVLKWLGAAYLLYMAWGMWNSKGVTPTQEGDAAVKATSRLAALLAGLSMNLSNPKVVIFYMALMPNIVPMDKIGLLAYWELAATMACVLFIVFGIYAYLAVSAKKLMSSQRAFKRLNRGSSMVMVGVAATMVTR
- a CDS encoding LysE family translocator, which encodes MDVTSLALFAGTLFTLAVIPGPAVFAIIARAMSFGSSGAMLFCFGLLSGDLLWFSMAALGLAAIASSFSGAFVVLQWLGAAYLTYIAWGIWKSASATPSEDQETLATPQTSARTSLFAGLLFNLSNPKAIMFYLALMPNLVSVEEMNLLGFVELALVLSVVLLTINGVYSFLAVKFRELLSSEKTMYLINRLAALGLLCIAALMIAR
- the gyrB gene encoding DNA topoisomerase (ATP-hydrolyzing) subunit B, with protein sequence MSETSTPENGGPEQANGAGEYGADSIKVLKGLDAVRKRPGMYIGDTDDGSGLHHMVYEVVDNSIDEALAGHADYVTVTLNADGSVTVTDNGRGIPVDIHPEEGISAAEVIMTQLHAGGKFDSNSYKVSGGLHGVGVSVVNALSTTLDLRIYRNDKEHFIRFHHGESAAPLEVVGDAPGKSGTEVTFTPSPETFTKTEFDYDTLEHRLRELAFLNSGARIILTDNRGVEPHVEELYYEGGLEAFVRYLDRAKHPLIEEPVTMMAEKDGITVEVAMWWNSSYHENVLCFTNNIPQRDGGTHLAGFRAALTRQLTGYADTSGLLKREKVSPTGEDCREGLSCVLSVKVPDPKFSSQTKDKLVSSEVRPVVENLVGEALSTWLEENPAPAKSIVSKVVEAASAREAARKARELTRRKGALDIASLPGKLADCQERDASKAELFIVEGDSAGGSAKQGRDRSNQAVLPLKGKILNVERARFDKMISSQEIGTLITALGTGIGNEEFNLEKLRYHKIIIMTDADVDGAHIRTLLLTFLFRQMPDLIENGYVYIAQPPLYKVTRGKSEQYLKDEAAFEEYLIGSGLDETSLTLANGEVRLGEDLRSVVEEAREVSDILNGLHSRYDKAVVEQAAIAGALNSDNLHNHEKAQEAAAYIARRLDILADEFERGWEGEATEEGDLIFSRIVRGVKEVTTIDAALLGSADARRLDSYFKHLDEVYHKAASLVRKDKSVDIRGPQALLEAVYAQGRKGISMQRYKGLGEMNPEQLWETTLDPNVRSLLQVKIKEADAADDIFTKLMGDEVEPRRDFIQTNALSVANLDV
- a CDS encoding LysE family translocator encodes the protein MDLQILLVFGATLFVVAITPGPAIAALVSRTLGFGLQGTLTFVSGMLIGSMCLFILAILGLAKLASTYVLAFTVVKYAGAAYLLFLAWKLWRASGLQAQQMDEQAATPQNTKGSAKTLVSGMLITLSNPKGLLFYAALMPSVVPMETITTIGLVELMFVTLTVLSVVFAIYIGVTVRARSLLTSEKAVGRLNKSASVAMFGAAAAIVAK